TCATCAATACCATAATTACTCATACAGCCAGTTAATAAAAATATAAAAATTATATTTAATACTCTAATCATAAATTTTCACCCTCTTTTCACCCTTTTTCTTTTTATAGTTGTAATGCCAATGATAAACAAAAGGATGATTGGTAAACCCATAGCAATGATTGCCTCTGCTCTTCCAATCCATTTTAACCAGTTCTCAACATCCAATAAAAATTTAGGAATATATGAAATACCAAAAGAAATGATGATTAGGATAATAATCGATACTTTTGGCTTTAGTTGAGGTATTGAATATCTAAAGACTTGATCACCCGCCCAATAAAACATAACAACAGTGATTAGTGCTTTCAATGAGAAAAGACTAAATATGAAGCTTTCAATTCTTTCAATAAAAGGAAATTCTAAATACTCAAATAGAGTTAAAACTGGAAAAGTCTCGTTTTTTAATTGATCAAAGCTTAAAACACCAAAGGCTATGAAGCAAATCGGTACATATATTATAAATGTCGTAAATAAATTCCCGTAGAACATCGCTTTTATAGATGATCGAGATCTTAAAATGTAAGGAAATATAAGGATGATAATCTCATATCCTAAATAAGCAGTTAGAAGTTCCATCCCTTGAGCTAATATTTCTTTTTCCCCTTTAAAAATAAATGGTGTTAATCGAGTTAATTTAAATTCCTCAACATAAAGAGCCATTAAAAAAACGGTCCAAATTGTCATAAAGAAAAAAATAATGGTTGTTTTTCCAATTTGATATAGCCCTTTACTCACAAGCAAGTAAACAAAAATTAACATAAACAATACATACACAGTGGGAGATAATTCAGGGAAATATAACATTCGAAATAACAACCCGAAATCCTTTCCAATTAAAATGCCAAGTACACACCATAACAATGCTAAACAAAGAAAAAATGGCCGCAATAGAAATTTTGGAATCAAGTCTTCAAAAATCTCAAATATAGATCTTCCCTTACCGAAATGGAAAACCATCGCGATAAACATGATATTGATCATTGGAAAAATTGACATTATAGCAACTCCAATCCATCCATTTGTCCCAAATGCACCTGCTGCTATCCTTGGTAAGCTAAATAATGTTATTCCTGATTGAATCATGTATATAAGGATAGTAATTTGAAAAGGATGGAGTTTCTCCTTCATCGTAGATCCCCCTAACGTTGATTCTTTTTAGAAGTATTTCTCTGTTTACTTATATTAGACTCATTATTTAAAGTTGAGAAAGGAGCACGAATTAATGTGTCTAACCAATTAGACGGATGTGTTGGTGAGATCGGCGATAGGTATGGAGCTTTTAAGCTTGTAAGGCTAGTAAGTGAATAAACTAAAAAACCAAAAGCAATACAAATTCCCAAATTACCAAGAAAACCAGCCATTATAATAAATCCAAATCGAATGATTCGTACTGAACTACTCATTACATAACTAGGAATGACAAAGGATGCAATTGCAGAAACGGCAACAAAAATAATTAAGATATTACTTGTAATACCTGCTTCAACGGAAGCTGAGCCGATAACAATCCCTCCAACAATCCCAATAGTTTGTCCAACTTTTGTTGGCAGTCGTGCTCCCGCTTCTCTTAACAACTCAATGGTAATCTCCATAATAAGCGCTTCTATGATAGGAGGAAAAGGAACATTACTTCTAGATTTAATTAAACTAGGTAATAGTAAATCAGGTACCATTGCATAATGAAATGTAGTAATGGATACATACAATGCCGTAAGAGTCACTGTAATTAAAAATGCAAATAATCTAAATATTCTAATCAATGATCCTGTGAGCCAACGTTGATTGTAGTCATCAGGCGAATGTACAAAATCAAAGAAAGTTGCTGGTACACTAAAAGCATATGGACTATTGCTCATGAGTCCAATAATTTTACCTTCGGTTAGTTTAGAAGACATTACATCTGGACGTTCAGTTGTAAAAATCTGAGGAAAAGGGGAAGTAGGGTACTCCTCAATTAATTGAACTAACATATTCACATCATAAATGGCATCAATTTTAATGTTTTCCATTCTATTTTTAAGATCATTTACCAAATCTATTTTTGCAAGATCCTCAATATATAAAATATACACCGTGTTTTTTGTTATTTTCCCAATAGAATATTTTAAAACCTTCAATTTAGAGCTTTTTACTCTTCTTCTAATAAGAGATAAATTTGTATTTATATCTTCATTAAAGGCATCATGTGAACCTGTGATAATGGTTTCAGATTCTGCTGTCTGTATTGATCGTGTTTGTAAGTCAATAGCGGCAAATATATAAGTTTGATTTTTATGGAAAATAATTATATTCCCTGCTAGAAGTGCATTCACTACTTCTTTGCTATCGTTGCTAGCTTGAAATTGACTATGTGAAAGAAATGCCACAATATCTTTCTCATCTAATTTGTCAATCTTTGAAAAAAGAAATTTTTCAAAAATATCTTTTGCAATCATATATTCAAAATACATTAATTGAACGTGAATCCGAGGATACTCTTTCTTTGTAATATCAGCACATTTTGAAAATTCTTCTTCAATGTAAGAGTATGTAGGTTTTTGATGTTTTTGGTTTTCTTTATATTTAGAATTAGCTTGTAAGTCATTAAAAAAGAATTTTTTAAGTAATTTAAGCAAGAGATCACCTCAATTTTGTTGATTTTACAAAATTTTCATTAAGAAGAACATGCTTTGTTAAGTAGTATGAGCAATTGTATCATTCTCAATTCATTTATTCTTACCCTAGCGGAAATGATCACAGGCGGAAGCAAACCCATTTGGAATAACTATAGGTAGGATTTTCCCTTCATCAAACTAAAGCGTTTTGTCTTTGCAGTACATTCTTGAGAAGAACACCATATTTTACTATTATAAAATTGTGAATAATTAAAATTTTTATTAATGGGGGCTTTTCAATGGAGAAACAAGTATTTGAAAGTCAAGTAGATCTTGAACAATTTTTCCCTGTCAGTAATGTAGACTATATTGAGTTTTATGTAGGAAACGCAAAACAAGCTTGTCATTATTTTTGTAAAACTTTTGGTTTTGAGGTTATTGCTTATTCTGGATTAGAAACAGGTAATCGAGAAACGGTATCATATGTTATACAACAAAATAATATTCGCTATATTCTAACTGGGTCATTAAAAGAAACAAGTCATGTTACTTCGTTTGTTAAAAAACATGGTGATGGGGTTAAAGACGTAGCTTTAGTCGTTGATAATGTTGAAAGCGCTTATACTGAAGCAGTTAAACGTGGCGCCATTGAAATTTTACCTCCAACAACATTGAAAGATGATAATGGATCAATAAAAAAGGCGATTATCGGTACTTATGGTGACACCATTCATAGTTTAATCGAGCGCACCAACTATAATGGAATGTTTTTGCCAGGTTATGAACCAATTAGCATGAACATTCCATACGAGAGTACAGGTTTAGTAGCTGTTGATCACGTAGTAGGAAACGTAGAAGAAATGGATGAATGGGTAAGTTATTATGAGAATGTCATGGGCTTTAAACAGCTCCTTCATTTTGATGATGACGATATTAGTACGGAATATTCTGCACTCATGTCAAAAGTTATGACGAATGGAGGTAGAATAAAATTCCCAATTAATGAACCTGCCGAAGGCAAGCGAAAGTCACAAATACAGGAATATTTAGAATTTAATAATGGGGCAGGGGTACAGCATATCGCTCTATTAACTGAAGATATTATAAAAACGGTTTCATTATTAAGAAAAAATGGTGTAGAATTTTTAGACACACCAGATTCGTATTATGATATGTTATCTGAGCGTGTTGGGAAAATTGATGAGGAAGTGGAGAAACTTAAGCAATTAAAAATATTAGTTGATCGTGATGATGAAGGATATTTACTACAAATTTTCACAAAACCTATTGTAGATCGTCCTACATTGTTTATTGAGGTCATTCAACGAAAAGGTGCTAAAGGTTTTGGTGAAGGTAATTTTAAGGCATTGTTTGAATCAATTGAACGTGAGCAAGCTAGAAGAGGTAATTTATAGATACCCAGAATTCCTATAATCTACGTTTGAAAATGTGGAGGTGATACATTTTGATTATTGAACCCAGAACGATACCCTGGCAAGATGCTTATAAGTTATTAATTGGATCAGTCTTACCACGACCTATTGCATTTGTATCCACCGTTGATCGTGAGGGTCGTGCAAATCTTGCACCATTTAGTTTTTTTACATGTATAAGCGCTGATCCGATGCTCATTTGTTTTGCTCCAATGGTTCGAGGTAGTGATGGAGCCAAAAAGGATACGTTAAAAAATATAGAAGCAACTGAGCAATTCATTATAAATATTGTAAGTGAAAATATCATTAATCAAGTAAATGAATGTGCAACAGAATATTCTTATGAAGTAGATGAGTTTATAGTTTCTGGGTTAGAAAAAGAGGCTGGACACAAAGTGAATGTACCCCGAGTGAAAGAAAGCCAAGTTCACTTGGAATGTACACTGCATGAATTACACAATTACGGGTCTCATCCTGGTTCAGGTAGCTTAGTTGTTGGCAAGG
The window above is part of the Chengkuizengella sp. SCS-71B genome. Proteins encoded here:
- the hppD gene encoding 4-hydroxyphenylpyruvate dioxygenase — its product is MEKQVFESQVDLEQFFPVSNVDYIEFYVGNAKQACHYFCKTFGFEVIAYSGLETGNRETVSYVIQQNNIRYILTGSLKETSHVTSFVKKHGDGVKDVALVVDNVESAYTEAVKRGAIEILPPTTLKDDNGSIKKAIIGTYGDTIHSLIERTNYNGMFLPGYEPISMNIPYESTGLVAVDHVVGNVEEMDEWVSYYENVMGFKQLLHFDDDDISTEYSALMSKVMTNGGRIKFPINEPAEGKRKSQIQEYLEFNNGAGVQHIALLTEDIIKTVSLLRKNGVEFLDTPDSYYDMLSERVGKIDEEVEKLKQLKILVDRDDEGYLLQIFTKPIVDRPTLFIEVIQRKGAKGFGEGNFKALFESIEREQARRGNL
- a CDS encoding spore germination protein gives rise to the protein MLKLLKKFFFNDLQANSKYKENQKHQKPTYSYIEEEFSKCADITKKEYPRIHVQLMYFEYMIAKDIFEKFLFSKIDKLDEKDIVAFLSHSQFQASNDSKEVVNALLAGNIIIFHKNQTYIFAAIDLQTRSIQTAESETIITGSHDAFNEDINTNLSLIRRRVKSSKLKVLKYSIGKITKNTVYILYIEDLAKIDLVNDLKNRMENIKIDAIYDVNMLVQLIEEYPTSPFPQIFTTERPDVMSSKLTEGKIIGLMSNSPYAFSVPATFFDFVHSPDDYNQRWLTGSLIRIFRLFAFLITVTLTALYVSITTFHYAMVPDLLLPSLIKSRSNVPFPPIIEALIMEITIELLREAGARLPTKVGQTIGIVGGIVIGSASVEAGITSNILIIFVAVSAIASFVIPSYVMSSSVRIIRFGFIIMAGFLGNLGICIAFGFLVYSLTSLTSLKAPYLSPISPTHPSNWLDTLIRAPFSTLNNESNISKQRNTSKKNQR
- a CDS encoding flavin reductase family protein; the encoded protein is MIIEPRTIPWQDAYKLLIGSVLPRPIAFVSTVDREGRANLAPFSFFTCISADPMLICFAPMVRGSDGAKKDTLKNIEATEQFIINIVSENIINQVNECATEYSYEVDEFIVSGLEKEAGHKVNVPRVKESQVHLECTLHELHNYGSHPGSGSLVVGKVELINVADHLYEDGKINTSKLNPIGRLAGQSYTRAISDTFILNRKKSGDSK
- a CDS encoding GerAB/ArcD/ProY family transporter, giving the protein MKEKLHPFQITILIYMIQSGITLFSLPRIAAGAFGTNGWIGVAIMSIFPMINIMFIAMVFHFGKGRSIFEIFEDLIPKFLLRPFFLCLALLWCVLGILIGKDFGLLFRMLYFPELSPTVYVLFMLIFVYLLVSKGLYQIGKTTIIFFFMTIWTVFLMALYVEEFKLTRLTPFIFKGEKEILAQGMELLTAYLGYEIIILIFPYILRSRSSIKAMFYGNLFTTFIIYVPICFIAFGVLSFDQLKNETFPVLTLFEYLEFPFIERIESFIFSLFSLKALITVVMFYWAGDQVFRYSIPQLKPKVSIIILIIISFGISYIPKFLLDVENWLKWIGRAEAIIAMGLPIILLFIIGITTIKRKRVKRG